A stretch of Sulfurimonas autotrophica DSM 16294 DNA encodes these proteins:
- the rpsS gene encoding 30S ribosomal protein S19 gives MARSVKKGPFVDDHLMKKVEAMKAEAKKKPIKTWSRRSMVLPDMVGLTINVHNGRQFVPVYVTENHIGYKLGEFAPTRTFKGHKGSVQKKG, from the coding sequence ATGGCTCGTTCAGTAAAAAAAGGTCCATTCGTAGATGATCATTTAATGAAAAAAGTGGAGGCTATGAAAGCCGAAGCGAAGAAAAAACCTATTAAAACTTGGTCAAGAAGATCTATGGTTCTTCCTGATATGGTTGGTTTGACAATAAATGTTCATAATGGTCGCCAATTTGTTCCTGTATATGTTACAGAGAACCACATTGGTTATAAACTTGGTGAATTTGCACCAACTCGTACATTCAAGGGCCACAAGGGCTCTGTTCAGAAGAAGGGGTAG
- the rplD gene encoding 50S ribosomal protein L4, giving the protein MSAIVLNEKMEKASELALPEAFSGINPHNLYLYVKSAQAAQRANTATTKGRSEVRGGGKKPWAQKGGGRARAGSRRSPIFVGGGKAFGSKNNHNYDLKVNKKQKKLALNFALNEHAQNGTLFIVDSISVESGKTKDAAAMFKALGQRDTLFVKSLLDEPTFLAFENLHQTYVVESNELNAYLAANYRSIVIEKAVWETLTSEAK; this is encoded by the coding sequence ATGAGCGCAATCGTTTTAAATGAAAAAATGGAAAAAGCATCTGAGTTAGCATTACCAGAGGCATTCTCTGGAATTAACCCTCATAACCTTTACCTTTATGTAAAGTCTGCTCAAGCTGCACAACGTGCTAATACAGCGACAACTAAAGGTAGAAGTGAAGTACGTGGTGGTGGTAAAAAACCATGGGCTCAAAAAGGTGGCGGACGTGCTCGTGCAGGTTCTCGTCGTTCTCCTATATTCGTAGGTGGTGGTAAAGCTTTTGGTTCAAAAAATAACCATAACTACGATTTAAAAGTAAATAAAAAGCAGAAAAAACTTGCTTTAAACTTTGCTTTAAATGAGCATGCACAAAATGGTACTCTTTTTATAGTAGACAGCATCTCTGTTGAGTCTGGTAAAACTAAAGACGCTGCAGCAATGTTCAAAGCTTTAGGTCAAAGAGATACACTTTTTGTTAAATCTTTATTGGACGAGCCAACATTTTTAGCGTTTGAGAACTTACATCAAACTTATGTTGTTGAATCTAATGAGTTAAACGCATACTTAGCTGCTAACTATCGCTCAATCGTGATAGAAAAAGCTGTATGGGAAACTTTAACAAGTGAGGCTAAGTAA
- a CDS encoding ribonuclease HII, whose amino-acid sequence MGVLCGIDEAGRGPLAGDLVMAGCILHVSVDGLNDSKKLTAKKREALYELIVENASYHIVKFSAHDIDNNGISACLKKGLIDILNNLKADKYLFDGNQTYGVKNLATMVQADRKIAEVSAASILAKVTHDVDILEAAKKYPEYQFEKHKGYGTKLHVAMIKKYGYCEIHRKTYKIKALERAL is encoded by the coding sequence ATGGGCGTTTTATGCGGCATAGATGAAGCGGGGCGTGGACCTTTGGCAGGTGATTTGGTGATGGCGGGATGTATCTTACATGTAAGCGTAGATGGACTCAATGACTCCAAAAAATTAACAGCCAAAAAACGTGAAGCTTTATACGAGTTAATCGTCGAAAACGCAAGCTATCATATTGTAAAGTTTTCTGCACACGATATAGACAATAACGGTATATCTGCCTGCTTAAAAAAAGGACTCATTGATATTTTAAATAACTTAAAAGCGGATAAGTACCTTTTTGACGGCAACCAGACCTACGGAGTAAAAAATCTTGCAACAATGGTACAGGCTGATAGAAAAATTGCCGAGGTGAGTGCGGCATCAATACTTGCAAAAGTCACACATGACGTAGACATTCTTGAGGCTGCAAAAAAATACCCCGAGTATCAATTTGAAAAACATAAAGGTTATGGAACAAAATTACATGTAGCAATGATTAAAAAATATGGCTACTGCGAAATACATAGAAAAACTTATAAAATTA
- the rplN gene encoding 50S ribosomal protein L14 — protein MIQGFTRLNVADNTGAKEIMCIKVLGGSKRRYASVGDVIVASVKKAIPTAKVKKGKVVKAVVVRTHKEVQRENGSLIRFDDNAAVILDDKREPIGTRIFGPIGREVRYAGFMKIVSLAPEVV, from the coding sequence ATGATTCAAGGTTTTACTCGTTTAAATGTAGCTGATAATACAGGTGCTAAAGAGATTATGTGTATTAAGGTACTTGGCGGTTCTAAGCGTCGTTATGCATCAGTAGGTGACGTTATCGTTGCTTCTGTAAAAAAAGCGATTCCAACTGCTAAAGTTAAAAAAGGTAAAGTTGTAAAAGCTGTTGTTGTTAGAACTCATAAAGAAGTTCAGCGTGAAAACGGTTCATTAATTCGTTTTGATGACAATGCAGCAGTTATACTTGATGACAAGAGAGAGCCTATTGGTACTCGTATTTTCGGACCAATCGGTCGTGAAGTACGTTACGCAGGATTCATGAAAATTGTATCTCTTGCACCGGAGGTTGTTTAA
- the rplP gene encoding 50S ribosomal protein L16 — protein MLMPKRTKYRKVMKGRNRGYARSGYKLSFGDIAFKAVEAGRINSRQIESARISATRHIKRQGKIWIRVFPAKPLTAKPLETRMGKGKGAVDQWVMNIKPGRIIFEMGGVPEEIAREALTLAMHKLPFKCKIVTAEMNNEIF, from the coding sequence ATGTTAATGCCAAAAAGAACAAAATATCGTAAAGTAATGAAAGGACGTAACCGTGGTTACGCTCGTTCTGGCTATAAATTATCTTTTGGTGACATCGCATTTAAAGCGGTAGAAGCTGGCCGTATCAACTCACGTCAGATTGAGTCGGCTCGTATTTCTGCAACTCGTCACATTAAAAGACAAGGTAAGATTTGGATTCGTGTATTCCCTGCCAAGCCGTTAACTGCAAAACCTCTTGAAACTCGTATGGGTAAAGGTAAGGGTGCTGTTGACCAATGGGTTATGAATATTAAACCAGGTCGTATAATCTTTGAAATGGGTGGTGTACCAGAAGAGATTGCTCGTGAAGCATTAACTCTTGCTATGCATAAACTACCATTCAAATGTAAAATTGTTACTGCGGAGATGAACAATGAAATATTCTGA
- the rpsE gene encoding 30S ribosomal protein S5: MTEINRDEFEESIVNIGRVTKVVKGGRRFRFTALIVVGNKNGTVGYGVGKAKEVPDAIRKAVDNAFKNLTTVKIKGSTIAHDIEHKYNASRVLLKPASEGTGVIAGGAARPVLELAGVQDILTKSIGSNNPNTLVRATIEALSRIKG, encoded by the coding sequence ATGACAGAAATCAATAGAGATGAATTTGAAGAATCAATTGTAAATATTGGTCGTGTAACTAAAGTTGTTAAGGGTGGTAGACGTTTTCGTTTTACTGCACTTATCGTTGTTGGTAACAAAAACGGTACTGTAGGTTACGGTGTTGGTAAAGCAAAAGAAGTTCCTGACGCTATACGTAAAGCCGTAGATAATGCTTTTAAAAATTTAACAACTGTTAAAATAAAAGGTTCTACAATAGCACACGATATTGAGCATAAATATAATGCTTCTCGTGTATTACTAAAGCCAGCATCAGAAGGTACTGGTGTTATCGCCGGTGGAGCTGCTCGTCCAGTTCTTGAACTTGCAGGTGTACAAGATATACTTACAAAATCAATCGGTTCAAACAATCCAAACACACTAGTACGTGCTACAATCGAAGCACTATCTCGTATAAAAGGATAG
- the rplR gene encoding 50S ribosomal protein L18 — protein sequence MNAKVLKNKIANRLKRKRRIRAKIHGSATLPRVSVFKSNRYLSVQAIDDATATTICSLHSKATGHKANKEGAAALGEAFAAKLKEANISEIVFDRNGYQYHGVIAAFGDAVRANEIKF from the coding sequence ATGAATGCTAAAGTATTAAAGAATAAAATAGCTAACCGTTTAAAGCGTAAGCGTCGTATTCGTGCAAAAATTCACGGTAGTGCTACACTTCCTCGTGTTTCTGTATTTAAATCAAACCGTTACCTAAGTGTACAGGCAATTGATGATGCAACTGCAACAACAATTTGTTCACTACACTCAAAGGCTACTGGTCACAAAGCGAACAAAGAAGGTGCTGCTGCACTTGGTGAAGCATTTGCTGCTAAACTAAAAGAAGCAAACATCTCTGAGATTGTATTTGACCGTAATGGTTACCAATATCACGGCGTAATTGCTGCATTTGGTGACGCAGTTCGTGCAAACGAAATTAAGTTCTAG
- the rplV gene encoding 50S ribosomal protein L22: MARALLKFIRVSPIKSRLIAREVQGMNAEEAMAALEFTPNKAAKIISKVIASAVANSGSEAEDCVITSCRVDNGPVLKRFRPRARGMASGIRKPTAHILVEVEGK, from the coding sequence ATGGCTAGAGCATTATTAAAATTTATCCGTGTATCACCTATCAAATCTCGTCTTATTGCGCGTGAAGTGCAGGGTATGAATGCTGAAGAAGCTATGGCAGCTTTAGAATTCACTCCAAATAAGGCGGCAAAAATTATCTCTAAAGTAATTGCATCTGCAGTTGCTAACAGTGGTAGTGAAGCTGAAGATTGTGTAATTACATCATGTCGTGTTGACAATGGTCCAGTACTTAAACGTTTCCGCCCACGTGCTCGTGGTATGGCGTCTGGTATTAGAAAACCAACAGCACATATCTTAGTAGAAGTAGAGGGTAAATAG
- the rpmC gene encoding 50S ribosomal protein L29, with translation MKYSDLAEKSSAELQAMLKEKKTELFTLKIKQKMMQLQNTSELRVAKKDIARMNTALAAVAK, from the coding sequence ATGAAATATTCTGATTTAGCAGAAAAAAGTTCAGCAGAGCTTCAAGCAATGCTTAAAGAGAAAAAGACTGAACTGTTTACTTTAAAAATTAAACAAAAAATGATGCAATTACAAAATACTAGCGAACTTCGTGTTGCTAAAAAAGATATTGCTAGAATGAATACTGCACTTGCTGCAGTAGCAAAGTAG
- the rpsQ gene encoding 30S ribosomal protein S17 translates to MANKREIQGNVIKIAGDKTVTIVVERRVMHPRYHKVVKRFKKYLVHDERNEVKVGDEIIAIECRPLSKTKSFRLKSVVKGA, encoded by the coding sequence ATGGCTAATAAGCGTGAAATTCAAGGTAACGTAATTAAAATTGCAGGCGATAAAACAGTAACTATAGTTGTTGAACGTCGTGTAATGCATCCTCGTTATCATAAAGTTGTAAAGCGTTTCAAAAAGTACCTGGTACATGATGAACGTAATGAAGTAAAAGTTGGAGACGAGATTATTGCAATCGAGTGTCGTCCACTTTCTAAGACTAAATCTTTTAGACTTAAATCAGTTGTAAAAGGAGCGTAG
- a CDS encoding 50S ribosomal protein L23, which yields MADITDIKSILYTEKTLGLQEDGVIVVQTSPRMSKTGLKEVFREYFGIIPTKINSLNQSGKVKRFRGVQGKQNDFKKFYVTLPEGAQIESLAV from the coding sequence ATGGCTGATATTACAGATATTAAATCTATTTTATATACAGAAAAGACTTTAGGTTTACAAGAAGATGGTGTTATAGTTGTTCAAACTTCACCACGTATGAGTAAAACAGGTCTTAAAGAGGTGTTTAGAGAGTATTTCGGAATTATTCCAACAAAGATTAACTCTTTAAATCAAAGCGGAAAAGTAAAACGTTTCCGTGGTGTACAAGGTAAACAGAATGATTTCAAAAAGTTTTATGTTACTTTACCTGAGGGTGCACAAATAGAAAGTTTGGCGGTATAA
- the rplF gene encoding 50S ribosomal protein L6, whose translation MSRIGKNPVEFASDISVTTNGNVITFAKGKNSVDLDTKGYVTFEVEGNTLTFKNLSDSREHRAFWGTFRALAQNIVTGLTTGYSKQLEINGVGYRAAVKGKVLNLQLGFSHDINYELPEGLEASVEKNVITLKSHDKQMLGQAAAEIRSFRPPEPYKGKGVKYIDEHIVRKAGKTAKK comes from the coding sequence ATGTCAAGAATTGGAAAAAATCCTGTAGAATTTGCTAGTGACATTAGTGTTACTACAAATGGAAATGTTATAACTTTTGCTAAAGGCAAAAATAGTGTTGATTTAGATACTAAGGGTTATGTTACTTTCGAAGTAGAAGGAAACACTTTAACTTTTAAAAATCTTTCAGATTCTCGTGAGCATAGAGCTTTCTGGGGAACTTTTAGAGCATTGGCTCAAAATATCGTTACTGGTTTAACTACTGGTTATTCTAAGCAATTAGAAATTAATGGTGTTGGTTATAGAGCTGCTGTTAAAGGAAAAGTTTTAAATCTACAACTTGGTTTCTCTCATGATATTAATTATGAGTTACCTGAAGGTTTAGAAGCAAGCGTTGAAAAGAATGTTATTACTCTTAAAAGCCATGACAAACAAATGTTAGGTCAAGCTGCTGCTGAGATTAGATCATTTCGTCCACCAGAGCCTTACAAAGGTAAAGGTGTTAAATACATAGATGAGCATATCGTGCGTAAAGCCGGTAAAACTGCTAAGAAATAA
- a CDS encoding ATP-binding protein: protein MEILLEEFYKTDLHVEKYIQRKVFIDDKSYQINGISKSGKSRLVKNYLLSLKKSSYLYINCRDIRIDTDKLNTSLASFCNLNKIDTLVLDNYNPEIKFVNVSQLIITSEIPYDIDVLEHLTLYPLDYEEFLAYEHKYDSSALNHFFQLGGFASMHTVPPDERIVYLQNVLKFALSEIEFDILCLCAKFMSQKLSAFTLYERLKLTRKISKDKLYASFALLAEKKYIHLLPKYNHARATKKVYLCDTSLKSALSIEKNFAKLFENMVYLELLKSSTECYYEEGVDFYLPESDEIILCKPFVDERRLFKKLESIEAFLFTYGITKITVITMNKEGNISHPLSSVDIIPFDIWALGD from the coding sequence ATGGAAATATTACTTGAGGAATTTTACAAAACTGATTTACATGTAGAAAAATATATACAAAGAAAAGTTTTTATAGATGACAAATCATACCAAATCAACGGTATAAGCAAAAGTGGAAAAAGCCGCTTGGTAAAAAACTATCTTTTGTCTTTAAAAAAAAGTTCTTATCTCTATATAAACTGCAGAGACATACGCATAGATACAGATAAACTCAACACTTCACTTGCATCTTTTTGCAATCTGAATAAAATTGACACGCTTGTTTTGGACAATTACAACCCTGAGATTAAATTTGTCAATGTCTCTCAGTTGATTATAACAAGTGAAATTCCTTATGATATTGATGTTTTAGAGCATTTAACACTGTATCCGCTTGACTATGAAGAGTTTTTGGCGTACGAACATAAATATGACTCAAGCGCACTAAACCATTTCTTTCAGCTTGGTGGGTTCGCTTCTATGCATACGGTACCGCCGGACGAGAGGATAGTCTATCTGCAAAATGTTTTAAAATTTGCTCTGAGCGAAATTGAATTTGACATTCTGTGTTTATGCGCAAAATTTATGTCGCAAAAACTCTCAGCCTTTACTTTATACGAAAGACTCAAACTCACACGAAAAATCTCCAAAGACAAACTTTATGCATCATTTGCTCTTCTGGCAGAAAAAAAATATATTCATCTGCTTCCAAAATACAATCACGCGCGTGCAACTAAAAAAGTTTATTTGTGTGATACCTCCTTAAAAAGTGCGCTGAGTATTGAGAAAAACTTTGCAAAACTCTTTGAAAACATGGTCTATCTTGAACTTTTAAAATCATCTACCGAGTGCTATTATGAAGAAGGAGTCGATTTTTATCTACCTGAAAGTGATGAAATTATACTCTGCAAACCTTTTGTTGATGAGCGGCGATTATTTAAAAAACTTGAAAGCATTGAAGCCTTTTTGTTTACTTACGGCATTACGAAAATTACAGTTATTACAATGAATAAAGAGGGAAATATTTCTCATCCGCTCTCAAGTGTGGATATAATTCCTTTTGACATTTGGGCTTTAGGAGATTAA
- the rpsH gene encoding 30S ribosomal protein S8 has product MAINDLVSDALTRIRNAGMRRLPVTTLVHSKSVEAVANILVDKGYIESCNVIEDGVKKTVKVVLKYGEDGKTVINEMKRISKPGRRVYQGKEDIKRFKNGYGTIIVSTSHGVLPNDKAYELGIGGEVMCTVW; this is encoded by the coding sequence ATGGCAATTAATGATTTAGTATCAGATGCGTTAACACGTATTCGTAATGCTGGTATGAGAAGATTACCGGTTACAACTTTAGTGCACTCTAAGAGTGTTGAAGCTGTAGCAAATATCTTAGTAGATAAAGGTTACATTGAATCTTGTAATGTAATCGAAGACGGCGTAAAGAAAACTGTCAAAGTTGTACTTAAGTACGGTGAAGATGGTAAAACTGTAATCAATGAGATGAAAAGAATTTCTAAGCCTGGTAGACGTGTTTATCAAGGTAAAGAAGATATAAAACGTTTCAAAAATGGTTACGGAACTATTATTGTTAGTACATCACACGGCGTTCTACCAAATGACAAAGCTTATGAGCTTGGTATTGGTGGTGAAGTTATGTGTACGGTTTGGTAG
- the rplC gene encoding 50S ribosomal protein L3: MEYIVEKIGMSRTITVPSKPVTLLRVLDAKVCEVNEGTAIVAYNSGKKMNKAIEGQQKKYNLPTEFNRFVTLEVANAEAGDLDLAPLADASAVKTTFNTKGRGFSGAMKRWNFGGGPASHGHRFGRRTGSIGNAEWPGRVMKGKKMPGQYGNTQNSVKNEIVSFDAENKIIAVLGSVSGANGALGRVKVAK, from the coding sequence GTGGAATATATTGTTGAAAAAATCGGTATGAGCCGTACTATCACAGTTCCGTCTAAGCCAGTTACTCTATTAAGAGTTTTAGACGCGAAAGTATGTGAAGTAAATGAAGGTACTGCGATTGTAGCTTACAATAGCGGTAAAAAAATGAATAAAGCAATTGAAGGTCAACAGAAGAAATACAACCTTCCAACTGAATTTAACCGTTTCGTTACTTTAGAAGTAGCAAACGCCGAAGCTGGTGATTTAGATTTAGCTCCATTAGCAGATGCTAGTGCAGTGAAAACTACTTTCAACACAAAAGGTCGTGGTTTTTCAGGTGCGATGAAGCGTTGGAATTTCGGTGGTGGTCCTGCATCTCACGGCCATAGATTTGGTCGTAGAACAGGTTCTATCGGTAATGCTGAATGGCCAGGTCGTGTAATGAAAGGTAAGAAAATGCCTGGACAATACGGAAATACACAAAACAGTGTAAAAAATGAGATCGTTTCTTTCGATGCTGAAAACAAAATCATTGCGGTTTTAGGTTCAGTTTCAGGTGCTAACGGTGCTCTAGGTCGTGTAAAGGTAGCTAAATAA
- the rpsJ gene encoding 30S ribosomal protein S10, whose product MEKIRLKLKAYDHRVLDRSVASIVEAVKRTGAVIRGPIPLPTKIRKYTVLKSVHVNKKAREQFEIRMHARMIDIVSATPETVDSLMKLDLAPEVDVEVRSMDK is encoded by the coding sequence ATGGAAAAAATTCGTTTAAAATTGAAAGCTTACGATCATCGTGTATTAGATAGATCAGTAGCGTCAATCGTTGAGGCTGTAAAGCGTACAGGTGCCGTAATTCGTGGTCCAATACCTTTACCAACAAAAATTCGTAAATATACAGTATTGAAATCAGTTCACGTTAACAAAAAAGCTCGTGAGCAGTTTGAAATTCGTATGCACGCAAGAATGATCGACATCGTTTCTGCAACACCGGAAACAGTAGATTCATTAATGAAACTAGATCTTGCACCGGAAGTGGACGTTGAAGTTCGCTCTATGGACAAATAG
- the rplO gene encoding 50S ribosomal protein L15 — MGIENLTPAEGSTANRKRVGRGQGSGTGKTAARGQKGQKSRSGYKRKRNFEGGQQPLAKRLPKIGFHSTVIKPYVINVEKIKAVAELGEITMETIRSVHKVASSVTKIKLVGASAKDLASKIKDENVTTTGN; from the coding sequence ATGGGTATTGAAAACTTAACACCTGCAGAGGGTTCAACAGCTAATCGTAAGCGTGTTGGACGCGGTCAAGGTTCTGGTACTGGTAAGACTGCCGCTCGTGGTCAAAAAGGTCAGAAATCTCGTTCAGGTTACAAAAGAAAAAGAAACTTTGAGGGTGGTCAACAACCACTTGCAAAACGTTTACCAAAAATCGGTTTTCACTCTACAGTGATAAAACCATATGTAATTAACGTTGAAAAAATCAAAGCTGTTGCAGAGCTTGGTGAAATTACAATGGAGACAATCCGTTCAGTTCATAAAGTTGCTTCTTCAGTGACTAAAATTAAACTAGTAGGTGCTTCTGCAAAAGATTTAGCATCGAAAATTAAAGACGAAAACGTTACAACAACAGGTAACTAG
- the rpsC gene encoding 30S ribosomal protein S3, translating into MGQKVNPIGLRLGINRNWESRWFPNFKTAPAALGEDHKIRTFLKKELYYAGVSNIIIERTVKRLRVTIVAARPGIIIGKKGADIEKLKTAVQKLVGKTVSINIKEEKKAQTSAQLVAENVATQLERRVAFRRAMKKVMQGAQRSGAKGIKVAVAGRLGGAEMARTEWYLEGRVPLHTLRAKIDYGFAEAHTTYGIIGVKVWIFKGEVLTKGIPAEAKEEKKERRGRKPVRRENSEKAE; encoded by the coding sequence ATGGGTCAAAAAGTTAATCCTATTGGTTTACGTCTTGGTATCAACCGCAACTGGGAATCTCGTTGGTTTCCTAATTTTAAAACTGCTCCGGCAGCTTTAGGTGAAGATCACAAGATAAGAACATTTTTGAAAAAAGAGCTTTACTATGCTGGTGTTTCTAACATCATCATTGAAAGAACAGTAAAAAGACTTCGTGTAACTATCGTTGCAGCACGTCCTGGTATTATTATCGGGAAGAAAGGTGCAGATATAGAGAAGTTAAAAACTGCTGTTCAAAAACTTGTTGGTAAAACTGTATCTATTAATATCAAAGAAGAGAAAAAAGCACAAACTTCAGCACAATTAGTTGCTGAAAATGTTGCTACTCAGTTAGAACGTCGTGTTGCATTCCGTAGAGCTATGAAAAAAGTTATGCAAGGTGCACAGCGTTCTGGTGCTAAAGGTATCAAAGTTGCAGTTGCAGGTCGTTTGGGCGGTGCTGAAATGGCACGTACTGAATGGTACTTAGAGGGACGTGTTCCTCTTCATACTCTTCGTGCAAAAATTGATTACGGTTTCGCTGAAGCTCATACTACTTATGGAATCATAGGTGTTAAAGTATGGATTTTCAAAGGGGAAGTACTTACTAAAGGTATTCCTGCAGAAGCTAAAGAAGAGAAAAAAGAGCGTCGTGGTAGAAAACCAGTTAGACGCGAAAATAGTGAAAAGGCTGAATAA
- the rplE gene encoding 50S ribosomal protein L5, whose protein sequence is MARLKEKYLALKPEIQAALDIKNVMQIPAFDKIVISVGAGFAMKDNKLIQNIEDTITTIAGQKASTVIAKKSVAGFKVREGMPVGIRVTLRGENMYNFFDRLVAIALPRVKDFRGVPRNGFDGRGNYNFGLQEQLIFPEISYDSIMQIHGMNITVVTTADSDKAAFTLLEKMGMPFTKGSN, encoded by the coding sequence ATGGCTCGTTTAAAAGAAAAATATTTAGCTCTTAAGCCAGAGATCCAAGCAGCTTTAGATATCAAAAATGTAATGCAGATTCCTGCATTCGATAAAATTGTTATCTCTGTTGGTGCTGGTTTTGCTATGAAAGATAACAAACTAATTCAAAATATTGAAGATACAATCACTACAATAGCTGGTCAAAAAGCTTCTACTGTAATTGCTAAGAAATCTGTTGCAGGTTTTAAAGTACGTGAAGGTATGCCGGTAGGTATTCGTGTCACACTTCGTGGTGAAAATATGTATAACTTCTTCGATCGCCTAGTAGCTATCGCACTTCCACGTGTGAAAGATTTCCGTGGTGTTCCAAGAAATGGTTTTGACGGTCGTGGTAACTATAACTTCGGTCTTCAAGAACAACTTATTTTCCCTGAGATTAGTTATGATTCAATCATGCAGATTCACGGTATGAATATCACAGTTGTTACAACTGCTGATTCAGACAAGGCAGCATTTACTCTATTAGAGAAAATGGGAATGCCTTTTACTAAAGGGAGCAACTAA
- the rplX gene encoding 50S ribosomal protein L24 — MAKFNFKKGDMVEIIAGDDKGTKAAVVAVFPKKNKVIVEGCKIAKKAVKPTEENAKGGHINKEMPIDVSNVRKVEA; from the coding sequence ATGGCAAAGTTTAATTTCAAAAAAGGCGATATGGTAGAAATTATCGCTGGAGATGACAAAGGTACAAAAGCAGCAGTAGTTGCAGTGTTTCCTAAGAAAAACAAAGTAATCGTTGAGGGTTGTAAAATAGCTAAAAAAGCTGTGAAACCAACTGAAGAGAACGCTAAAGGTGGGCATATCAATAAAGAGATGCCAATCGATGTTTCAAACGTACGTAAAGTGGAGGCATAA
- the rplB gene encoding 50S ribosomal protein L2, which produces MAIKTYRPITPSRRFYTNVDSSDITAKASVRSLLVKLPTTAGRNNNGRITSRHRQAGAKKLYRIVDFKRNKFGVSGTVSAIEYDPYRNCRIALITYADGEKRYILQPKGLNVGDTVESAESGLDVKPGNTMKLQNIPVGTLVHNVELKVGKGGQMVRSAGTSAQIMGRDGKYVSLRMPSSEMRLVLGECLATVGSVGNEEFANIVIAKAGRQRHLGIRPQTRGSAMNPIDHPHGGGEGKTNSGRHPVTPWGKPTKGAKTRRKKASDKLIITRRKPNAKRVG; this is translated from the coding sequence ATGGCAATTAAAACTTATAGACCGATAACTCCGTCTCGTCGTTTTTATACGAATGTAGACAGTTCAGATATTACTGCTAAAGCTAGTGTTCGTTCATTATTAGTAAAACTTCCAACAACTGCTGGTCGTAACAATAATGGTCGTATTACATCTCGTCACCGTCAAGCTGGTGCGAAAAAGCTTTACCGTATTGTTGATTTTAAAAGAAATAAATTTGGTGTATCTGGTACTGTATCTGCAATTGAGTATGATCCATACCGTAACTGTCGTATCGCATTAATTACTTATGCTGATGGTGAAAAAAGATATATTCTACAACCAAAAGGTTTAAATGTTGGAGATACAGTTGAGTCTGCAGAATCTGGTTTAGATGTTAAACCGGGTAATACGATGAAACTTCAAAACATTCCTGTTGGTACACTTGTACATAATGTTGAGTTAAAAGTTGGCAAAGGCGGACAAATGGTTCGTTCAGCTGGAACTTCTGCTCAGATTATGGGTCGTGATGGAAAGTATGTATCTTTACGTATGCCTTCATCAGAAATGCGTTTAGTACTTGGTGAGTGTTTAGCTACTGTTGGAAGTGTTGGTAATGAAGAATTTGCAAACATTGTTATTGCAAAAGCTGGTCGTCAACGTCACCTTGGTATTCGTCCACAGACTCGTGGTTCTGCAATGAACCCGATTGATCACCCGCATGGTGGTGGTGAAGGTAAAACGAACTCAGGTCGTCATCCAGTTACTCCTTGGGGTAAACCAACTAAGGGTGCTAAAACTCGTCGTAAGAAAGCTAGTGATAAATTAATTATTACTCGCCGTAAACCAAATGCTAAAAGGGTAGGTTAA
- a CDS encoding type Z 30S ribosomal protein S14: MAKKSMIAKAARTPKFKVRAYTRCQICGRPHSVLRDFGICRICFRKMANEGLIPGVRKSSW; encoded by the coding sequence ATGGCTAAAAAGTCTATGATAGCTAAAGCTGCGAGAACTCCAAAATTCAAAGTACGTGCATATACACGTTGTCAGATTTGTGGTCGTCCACACTCTGTATTGAGAGATTTTGGAATTTGTCGTATCTGTTTTAGAAAAATGGCAAACGAAGGTTTAATACCAGGTGTTAGAAAGTCAAGCTGGTAG